The following proteins are encoded in a genomic region of Bubalus kerabau isolate K-KA32 ecotype Philippines breed swamp buffalo chromosome 15, PCC_UOA_SB_1v2, whole genome shotgun sequence:
- the MMP13 gene encoding collagenase 3: protein MHPRVLAGLLFFSWTACWSLPLPSDGDSEDLSEEDFQFAESYLKSYYYPQNPAGILKKTAASSVIDRLREMQSFFGLEVTGRLDDNTLDIMKKPRCGVPDVGEYNVFPRTLKWSKMNLTYRIVNYTPDLTHSEVEKAFRKAFKVWSDVTPLDFTRIHNGTADIMISFGTKEHGDFYPFDGPSGLLAHAFPPGPNYGGDAHFDDDETWTSSSKGYNLFLVAAHEFGHSLGLDHSKDPGALMFPIYTYTGKSHFMLPDDDVQGIQSLYGPGDEDPYSKHPKTPDKCDPSLSLDAITSLRGETLIFKDRFFWRLHPQQVEAELFLTKSFWPELPNRIDAAYEHPSHDLIFIFRGRKFWALSGYDILEDYPKKISELGFPKHVKKISAALHFEDSGKTLFFSENQVWSYDDTNHVMDKDYPRLIEEVFPGIGDKVDAVYQKNGYIYFFNGPIQFEYSIWSNRIVRVMTTNSLLWC, encoded by the exons ATGCACCCAAGGGTCCTGGCTGGCTTGCTCTTCTTCAGCTGGACGGCTTGTTGGTCCCTGCCCCTTCCCAGTGATGGAGATTCTGAAGACTTGTCCGAGGAAGACTTCCAGTTTGCAGAG AGCTACCTGAAATCATACTACTATCCTCAGAATCCTGCTGGAATCCTGAAGAAAACTGCAGCAAGCTCTGTGATTGACAGGCTTAGAGAAATGCAGTCATTTTTTGGCTTAGAGGTGACTGGCAGACTTGATGATAACACCTTAGACATCATGAAAAAACCAAGATGTGGGGTCCCTGATGTGGGTGAATACAATGTTTTTCCTAGAACTCTCAAGTGGTCCAAAATGAACTTAACCTACAG AATTGTGAATTATACACCTGATCTGACTCATTCTGAAGTGGAAAAGGCCTTCAGAAAAGCCTTTAAGGTGTGGTCTGATGTGACACCTCTGGATTTTACCAGAATTCACAATGGCACTGCTGATATCATGATCTCTTTTGGAACTAAAG AGCATGGCGACTTCTACCCATTTGATGGACCCTCTGGTCTGTTGGCTCACGCTTTCCCTCCTGGACCAAATTATGGTGGAGATGCTCACTTTGATGATGATGAAACCTGGACAAGTAGTTCCAAAG GCTACAACTTGTTTCTTGTTGCTGCCCATGAGTTTGGCCATTCCTTAGGTCTGGACCACTCCAAGGACCCAGGAGCACTCATGTTTCCCATCTACACCTACACTGGAAAAAGCCACTTTATGCTTCCTGATGATGATGTCCAAGGGATTCAGTCTCTCTATG GTCCAGGAGATGAAGACCCCTACTCTAAACATCCGAAAACACCGGACAAATGTGACCCTTCCTTATCCCTTGACGCCATTACCAGTCTCCGCGGAGAAACACTGATCTTTAAAGACAG ATTCTTCTGGCGGCTGCATCCTCAGCAGGTTGAAGCAGAGCTGTTTTTAACAAAATCGTTTTGGCCAGAACTTCCCAACCGTATTGATGCCGCCTATGAGCACCCTTCCCATGACCTTATCTTCATCTTTAGAG GCAGAAAATTTTGGGCACTTAGTGGTTATGATATTCTGGAAGATTATCCAAAAAAAATATCTGAACTTGGATTTCCAAAACACGTTAAAAAGATCAGCGCAGCCCTTCACTTTGAGGATTCAGGGAAGACGCTCTTCTTCTCAGAAAACCAAGTCTGGAG CTATGATGACACCAACCATGTGATGGATAAGGACTACCCCAGACTCATTGAAGAGGTCTTCCCAGGAATTGGTGATAAAGTAGATGCTGTCTACCAGAAAAATG GTTATATCTATTTTTTCAATGGACCCATACAGTTTGAATACAGCATCTGGAGTAACCGTATTGTTAGAGTCATGACAACAAATTCCTTATTGTGGtgttaa